The following coding sequences lie in one Deinococcus sp. YIM 134068 genomic window:
- a CDS encoding GNAT family N-acetyltransferase yields MSLLTVVRADASFLDALLPLFDSYRRFYVQEDDREGARVFLSERLEREESVIFLALDGSTPVGFTQLYPSFTSLGMRRIWILNDLFVAPESRKRGVGQALLERARQHGRETDAAWLTLTTALDNSTAQSLYEAQGWRRDETFYTYTLSP; encoded by the coding sequence ATGTCCCTCCTGACCGTCGTGCGTGCGGACGCCTCCTTCCTCGACGCTCTCCTGCCTCTCTTCGACAGCTACCGGCGGTTTTACGTGCAGGAAGACGACCGGGAGGGCGCGCGGGTCTTCCTCTCCGAGCGGCTGGAGCGGGAGGAGTCGGTGATCTTCCTCGCGCTGGACGGCTCCACACCCGTCGGATTCACGCAGCTCTACCCGTCGTTCACGTCGCTGGGGATGCGGCGAATCTGGATTCTCAACGACCTCTTCGTGGCCCCCGAGAGCCGGAAGCGTGGGGTTGGGCAGGCCCTCCTGGAGCGGGCGCGGCAGCACGGGCGGGAGACGGACGCGGCGTGGCTGACCCTCACCACGGCCCTGGACAACTCCACCGCCCAGTCCCTCTACGAGGCGCAGGGGTGGCGGCGGGACGAGACGTTTTACACCTACACCCTGTCCCCCTGA
- a CDS encoding AraC family transcriptional regulator — translation MTNPADHQPVVHVTPPPAGPTEADLSALARMLGQYAPFDGRHELRLPGISAVRGSRLNDQLVHGVYRPSVCIVARGAKRVFLGSEVYEYNESVMLLSSLELPVAAQIIRASHAEPYLGVTVELNPHRVAELAHRVFPYGLPPLKDTRGIGVGESTTEIVQAATRLLTLLHDERDAELLAPLVVDELLIRLLRGPMGGRVAQIGQGESHVQRVARAVDWVRAHFDQPMNVEALAEMVHMSPSSFHGHFKAVTNMSPLQFQKALRLREARRLMLTAMLDVTTVSRQVGYTSASQFIREYGRLFGNAPARDIALLRAQGQAPAALN, via the coding sequence ATGACGAATCCCGCCGATCACCAGCCAGTCGTCCACGTCACCCCGCCCCCCGCCGGGCCGACCGAGGCCGACCTGTCCGCGCTGGCCCGGATGCTCGGGCAATACGCCCCGTTCGACGGGCGTCACGAGCTGCGGCTTCCGGGCATCTCCGCCGTGCGTGGGTCGCGCCTGAACGATCAACTCGTGCATGGCGTGTACCGCCCGTCGGTGTGCATCGTGGCGCGGGGGGCCAAGCGGGTGTTTCTCGGGTCGGAAGTGTATGAATACAACGAGTCGGTGATGCTGCTGTCCTCCCTGGAGCTGCCCGTGGCGGCCCAGATCATCCGGGCGAGCCACGCCGAGCCGTACCTGGGCGTGACCGTCGAGCTGAACCCGCACCGGGTCGCCGAGCTGGCCCACCGGGTCTTCCCGTACGGCCTGCCGCCCCTGAAGGACACCCGTGGCATCGGCGTCGGGGAGTCCACCACCGAGATCGTGCAGGCCGCCACCCGGCTCCTGACCCTCCTGCACGACGAGCGGGACGCGGAACTGCTGGCCCCGCTGGTGGTGGACGAACTGCTGATCCGGCTGCTGCGCGGGCCGATGGGGGGCCGGGTCGCGCAGATCGGGCAGGGCGAGTCGCACGTGCAGCGCGTGGCGCGGGCGGTGGACTGGGTGCGCGCCCACTTCGACCAGCCCATGAACGTCGAGGCGCTGGCGGAGATGGTCCACATGAGTCCGTCGTCGTTCCACGGGCACTTCAAGGCGGTCACGAACATGAGTCCCCTGCAATTCCAGAAGGCCCTGCGGCTGCGGGAAGCGCGGCGGCTGATGCTCACGGCCATGCTGGATGTGACGACGGTCAGCCGTCAGGTGGGCTACACCAGCGCGTCCCAGTTCATCCGGGAGTACGGGCGGCTGTTCGGCAATGCCCCGGCCAGGGACATCGCCCTCCTGCGGGCGCAGGGTCAGGCCCCGGCGGCGCTGAACTGA
- a CDS encoding cold-shock protein, whose protein sequence is MAQGRVKWFNVEKGYGFIEHPGNPDVFVHYSAIQSGGFRKLNEGDEVEFEVEAGQGNKGPQARNVVVTNAAPAPVGGSDMGGGNRGGGSRW, encoded by the coding sequence ATGGCCCAGGGTCGAGTGAAGTGGTTCAACGTCGAGAAGGGATACGGCTTTATCGAGCACCCCGGCAACCCCGACGTGTTCGTGCACTACAGCGCCATCCAGAGCGGCGGTTTTCGCAAGCTGAACGAGGGCGACGAGGTGGAGTTCGAGGTCGAGGCCGGGCAGGGCAACAAGGGTCCCCAGGCCAGGAACGTCGTCGTGACCAACGCCGCCCCGGCTCCTGTGGGCGGCAGCGACATGGGTGGCGGCAACCGGGGTGGCGGCAGCCGCTGGTAA
- a CDS encoding low temperature requirement protein A gives MTQARSPLGAARRFEVTPLELFFDLVFVFAVSQLSHHLLENLSWRGATETLVLLLAVYRTWSTTSWDAAMLGVGRPDARGLLLAVMWLGLFMNAAIPGAFGAGVWAFVLPLVVGQLGRSFWMMWRPPTALFREHFRRTSLWMVAIAPLWVVGGLVDPEARLGWWAAAALLDLIGGWLGHPVPGRRLNTERLAFDAEHMLERNRLFLLISLGETVLTTGTAIAEVPMTALTVTAGTAALAGTVALWAVLFGRTHTLTLRHLGETRDPLRMGRLATNTQVLIVVGLIALAVANERIIAHPWGPPSPALTLLLFGGPVLVRLELALYLWFLDRRIYRSHLDACAVLIVAGLLTLTAPPFVSLTLAGAVLVALALLEGP, from the coding sequence GTGACCCAGGCCCGCTCGCCGCTGGGGGCCGCCCGGAGGTTCGAGGTCACGCCCCTCGAACTGTTCTTCGATCTGGTCTTCGTCTTCGCGGTGTCCCAGCTCTCGCATCACCTGCTGGAGAACCTGTCCTGGCGGGGGGCCACCGAGACGTTGGTCCTGCTGCTGGCGGTATACCGCACGTGGTCCACCACCAGTTGGGACGCCGCCATGCTGGGCGTGGGCAGGCCGGATGCCCGTGGCCTGCTGCTGGCCGTCATGTGGCTGGGCCTGTTCATGAACGCGGCGATTCCGGGGGCGTTTGGCGCGGGGGTGTGGGCCTTCGTCCTCCCCCTCGTCGTGGGCCAACTGGGGCGCAGCTTCTGGATGATGTGGAGGCCACCGACCGCCCTGTTCCGGGAGCACTTCCGGCGCACCTCGCTCTGGATGGTTGCCATCGCGCCGCTCTGGGTGGTGGGCGGTCTGGTGGACCCGGAGGCGAGGCTGGGGTGGTGGGCCGCCGCCGCCCTGCTGGACCTGATCGGCGGGTGGCTGGGGCATCCCGTCCCAGGCCGGAGGCTGAACACCGAGCGGCTCGCGTTCGACGCCGAGCACATGCTGGAACGCAATCGCCTCTTCCTGCTGATCTCCCTGGGGGAAACGGTCCTGACCACGGGCACGGCCATCGCCGAGGTGCCCATGACGGCGCTGACGGTGACAGCGGGCACGGCGGCCCTGGCGGGGACGGTGGCGCTGTGGGCGGTGCTGTTCGGGCGGACGCACACCCTGACGTTGCGGCACCTGGGGGAGACGCGGGACCCCCTGCGGATGGGCCGTCTGGCGACGAACACGCAGGTCCTGATCGTCGTGGGCTTGATCGCCCTCGCGGTCGCCAACGAGCGGATCATCGCCCATCCCTGGGGTCCGCCCTCGCCCGCGCTGACCCTGCTGCTGTTCGGCGGGCCGGTGCTCGTCAGGCTGGAGCTGGCGCTGTACCTGTGGTTTCTGGACCGGCGGATCTACCGGAGCCACCTGGACGCGTGCGCGGTGCTGATCGTCGCCGGACTCCTGACCCTGACGGCACCGCCGTTCGTGTCGTTGACGCTGGCTGGGGCCGTTCTGGTGGCCCTGGCGCTGCTGGAAGGGCCGTGA
- a CDS encoding trans-sulfuration enzyme family protein, which yields MPGPQHDYDLTTLAARAGEEARPNLSTPLAEPIYQSTVYAYPDLDALERAMSGEEPSSFYYRNGTPNAATLERALAGLEGTEAALVAGSGMAAISAALLGVLRAGDHVVADARVYGVTYALLAEEFPRLGIAVTFVDACDPGEVEAAFRPETRVLHVESLTNPLMTVPDVPALARLAHERGAILSVDNTFASPAVFRPALHGADLVTHSVSKYLSGHSTAFGGVACGRADLIASARTRLLRLGGTMGAFDAWMTLQGLKTLGLRMRAHSGNAQAVADVLANHPRVRAVYHPGLSDHPQFHRAMELYPNGFGGMLSADIEDAPAFVRALAGRIPLAPSLADVVSTLSWPWGTSHRALPEAERRRLGITPNLLRLSIGIEDIGDLLGDIEGALEAEGRKFG from the coding sequence ATGCCCGGCCCCCAGCATGACTACGACCTGACCACCCTCGCCGCCCGCGCGGGGGAGGAGGCCCGCCCCAACCTCAGCACGCCCCTTGCCGAGCCGATCTACCAGTCCACGGTCTACGCCTATCCCGACCTCGACGCCCTGGAACGCGCCATGAGCGGCGAGGAGCCGAGCAGCTTCTACTACCGCAACGGCACGCCGAACGCCGCGACGCTGGAGCGGGCGCTGGCGGGGCTGGAGGGCACCGAGGCCGCGCTCGTGGCGGGCAGCGGCATGGCGGCCATCAGCGCGGCGCTGCTGGGCGTGCTGCGCGCTGGAGATCATGTCGTCGCCGATGCCCGCGTGTACGGCGTGACCTACGCCCTCCTCGCCGAGGAGTTCCCGCGCCTCGGCATCGCCGTGACCTTCGTGGACGCCTGCGACCCCGGCGAGGTGGAGGCCGCCTTCCGCCCGGAGACGCGCGTGCTGCACGTCGAGAGCCTGACCAATCCCCTGATGACGGTGCCCGACGTGCCCGCCCTCGCCCGGTTGGCGCATGAGCGGGGAGCTATCCTGAGCGTGGACAACACCTTCGCCAGCCCCGCCGTCTTCCGACCCGCCCTGCACGGGGCCGACCTCGTGACCCATTCGGTGAGCAAGTATCTCAGCGGGCATTCCACGGCCTTCGGGGGGGTGGCGTGCGGGCGGGCCGACCTGATCGCCTCCGCGCGGACCCGGCTCCTGCGGCTCGGCGGCACGATGGGGGCCTTCGACGCCTGGATGACCTTGCAGGGCCTCAAGACCCTCGGCCTGCGGATGCGCGCCCACTCCGGCAACGCGCAGGCGGTGGCAGATGTGCTGGCGAACCACCCCCGCGTCCGCGCCGTGTACCACCCCGGCCTCTCGGACCATCCCCAGTTTCACCGGGCGATGGAGCTGTACCCGAACGGCTTCGGCGGGATGCTCAGCGCCGATATCGAGGACGCCCCCGCCTTCGTCCGCGCGCTCGCGGGCCGCATCCCCCTTGCCCCCAGCCTCGCCGACGTGGTGAGCACCCTCTCCTGGCCGTGGGGCACCTCCCACCGCGCCCTGCCGGAAGCCGAGCGCCGCCGCCTCGGAATCACGCCGAACCTTCTGCGTCTGAGCATCGGCATTGAGGACATCGGGGACCTGCTGGGGGACATCGAGGGGGCGTTGGAGGCTGAAGGTAGAAAGTTTGGATAA
- a CDS encoding M48 family metallopeptidase yields the protein MTDPLPSPPLVLTGVYLDGRTSRSRAATLEVAGDAAILRAEGGLETRWTLAQVGIEPPVPGIRRVLKFPGGSRFETGDDAAVSALEARLGRNRGLGGVRRLEARWGTALGAVVLIAAFAWAFVAFGVPALARTAANATPRSVLTTFDRETLELLEGGEYLSPSRLSAARQARLQREFRRVTARLGGDFSYRLLLRDGEGEDAPFELGPNAFALPGGTVVMTDQLVALARSDRELVGVFAHEVGHVTGRHALESIYQGLGLSLLTVAVTGDLVSAGTFAAAVPATLLRNGYSRDAETESDDLAGRFLLREYGTTKPLRDLLARLETHDRNADENDVEEGSRIEDLLQTHPGTADRIRHLREMEENRE from the coding sequence TTGACCGACCCCCTCCCCTCCCCCCCCCTCGTCCTGACCGGCGTGTACCTCGACGGGCGCACGAGCCGCAGCCGCGCCGCCACGCTGGAGGTGGCCGGGGACGCGGCGATCCTTCGCGCCGAGGGTGGGCTGGAGACCCGGTGGACGCTGGCGCAGGTCGGGATTGAGCCGCCCGTGCCCGGTATCCGGCGGGTGCTGAAGTTCCCCGGCGGCTCGCGCTTCGAGACGGGAGACGACGCGGCGGTGAGCGCCCTGGAGGCGCGGCTGGGCCGCAACCGGGGGCTGGGAGGCGTGCGCCGACTGGAGGCCCGCTGGGGGACGGCGCTGGGGGCGGTCGTCCTGATCGCCGCCTTCGCGTGGGCGTTCGTGGCGTTCGGCGTGCCCGCACTTGCCCGCACCGCCGCGAACGCCACCCCGCGTTCGGTGCTGACGACCTTCGACCGGGAGACGCTGGAGCTGCTGGAGGGCGGCGAGTACCTCTCCCCCAGCCGCCTGAGCGCGGCGCGGCAGGCGCGGCTTCAGCGGGAGTTCCGGCGGGTGACGGCCCGGCTGGGGGGCGACTTCTCCTACCGCCTGCTGCTGCGCGACGGGGAGGGCGAGGACGCGCCCTTCGAGCTGGGGCCGAACGCCTTCGCGCTGCCGGGCGGCACGGTGGTCATGACCGATCAACTCGTCGCGCTGGCACGGAGCGACCGGGAACTCGTCGGCGTGTTCGCGCACGAGGTCGGGCACGTGACGGGGCGGCACGCGCTGGAGAGTATCTATCAGGGCCTCGGCCTGAGCCTGCTGACGGTGGCCGTGACGGGCGACCTCGTGAGCGCGGGGACGTTCGCCGCCGCCGTGCCCGCCACCCTCCTTCGCAACGGCTACTCGCGTGACGCCGAGACCGAATCCGACGACCTCGCGGGCCGCTTCCTGCTGCGCGAGTACGGCACGACCAAGCCCCTGCGCGACCTCCTCGCCCGGCTGGAGACCCATGACCGGAACGCCGACGAGAACGATGTGGAGGAGGGCAGCCGCATCGAGGACCTGCTCCAGACACATCCGGGCACGGCGGACCGCATCCGGCACCTGCGGGAGATGGAGGAGAACCGAGAGTGA
- a CDS encoding aldo/keto reductase: MQQRELGTSGLEVSALGYGTMGLDAVYGSGASRQDATRVLHAAVERGVTLFDTAEAYGPFTNEELVGEALAPYRDRVVIATKFGFGINADGSRYGLDSRPEHIRQVVDAMLTRLKTDTIDLLYQHRVDPNVPIEDVAGTVKALIQEGKVKHFGLSEASAQTIRRAHAVQPVAAVQSEYSLWTRDVEHNGVLAACEELGIGFVPFSPLGAGFLTGKIDAQTKLDPTDFRAVSPRFTPEAREANGGVVDLLTRIAGEKGATPAQVALAWLLAQKPWIVPIPGTKKVERLEENLGAADVQLTPDDLREIEEAASKITVQGARLPEGVLELTNR; this comes from the coding sequence ATGCAGCAACGTGAACTTGGAACCAGTGGTCTGGAGGTCTCCGCCCTCGGCTACGGCACGATGGGCCTGGATGCCGTCTACGGCTCGGGGGCCAGCCGCCAGGACGCCACCCGTGTCCTCCATGCCGCCGTCGAGCGGGGCGTGACCCTGTTCGATACCGCCGAGGCGTACGGTCCCTTCACGAACGAGGAACTGGTCGGCGAGGCGCTGGCCCCGTACCGCGACCGGGTGGTGATCGCCACCAAGTTCGGCTTCGGCATCAACGCGGACGGCAGCCGCTACGGGCTGGACAGCCGCCCCGAGCACATCCGGCAGGTCGTGGACGCGATGCTCACCCGCCTGAAGACCGACACCATCGACCTGCTCTACCAGCACCGTGTCGATCCCAACGTGCCCATCGAGGACGTGGCGGGCACGGTGAAGGCGCTGATTCAGGAGGGCAAAGTCAAGCACTTCGGGCTGTCCGAGGCGAGCGCGCAGACGATCCGGCGGGCGCACGCGGTCCAGCCGGTCGCCGCCGTGCAGAGCGAATACTCGCTGTGGACGCGGGACGTGGAGCACAACGGCGTCCTGGCCGCCTGCGAGGAACTCGGCATCGGCTTCGTGCCCTTCAGCCCGCTTGGGGCGGGCTTCCTCACGGGCAAGATCGACGCCCAGACGAAGCTCGACCCCACCGACTTCCGCGCCGTCTCCCCGCGCTTCACGCCGGAGGCCCGCGAGGCGAATGGGGGCGTGGTGGACCTCCTGACCCGCATCGCGGGCGAGAAGGGGGCAACTCCGGCCCAGGTCGCGCTCGCGTGGCTGCTGGCGCAGAAGCCCTGGATCGTGCCCATTCCGGGAACGAAGAAGGTGGAGCGCCTGGAAGAGAACCTGGGGGCGGCGGACGTGCAACTCACCCCGGACGACCTGCGCGAGATCGAGGAGGCGGCCTCGAAGATCACGGTGCAGGGTGCCCGCCTCCCCGAGGGCGTGCTGGAGCTGACGAACCGCTGA
- a CDS encoding ABC transporter substrate-binding protein produces the protein MFKPRLSRLGALTLSAALLAGAAHAQEKMTLTVAVFPSLDSSVKASLAAWNRKYPNVTVKLQTQEFADHHNAMTTALATRQGLPDVMALEVGYVGKFADGQGLEDLNGAPYNAGASKRLFTPFTIAQATGTGGRFVAMPTDIGPGTFFYRKDVLDRAGVNPATMLGSWEAYLAAGRTIKQKTGAYLINTAQSMYGIISRTNLKPGEGIYFDKGNNLLVGPDNPRFVRAFTLSKQVRDAGLDAKIGEWSNEWYDAFKKGTVATQFSGAWLQGALQNWMAPETKGLWRVQNLPENSFASWGGSFYAIPSGAANKAMAWEFVKFMTLQPSAQIEAFTDNGAFPALLSAQNNMVFNQAVPFLGGQRARLLWRDAARKTQPIDVNKYDSVADQIVNTELTNVLEKNKDIRQALADARAQILRRAR, from the coding sequence ATGTTCAAGCCCCGCCTGTCCCGCCTCGGTGCCCTCACCCTGTCCGCCGCCCTGCTCGCCGGCGCGGCCCACGCGCAGGAGAAGATGACCCTGACGGTCGCGGTCTTTCCCAGCCTCGACAGCTCGGTCAAGGCGAGCCTCGCCGCGTGGAACAGGAAGTACCCCAACGTGACGGTGAAGCTCCAGACGCAGGAGTTCGCCGACCACCACAACGCGATGACGACCGCGCTGGCGACCCGTCAGGGCCTGCCCGACGTGATGGCGCTGGAGGTCGGCTACGTGGGCAAGTTCGCGGACGGGCAGGGGCTGGAGGACCTCAACGGGGCACCGTACAACGCGGGGGCGTCCAAGCGGCTGTTCACCCCCTTCACCATCGCGCAGGCGACGGGCACGGGCGGGCGCTTCGTCGCCATGCCCACCGACATCGGCCCCGGCACGTTCTTCTACCGCAAGGACGTGCTCGACCGGGCGGGCGTGAATCCGGCCACCATGCTGGGGAGCTGGGAGGCCTACCTCGCCGCCGGGAGGACGATCAAGCAGAAGACGGGCGCGTACCTCATCAACACCGCGCAGAGCATGTACGGCATCATCAGCCGCACGAACCTCAAGCCCGGCGAGGGCATCTACTTCGACAAGGGCAACAACCTGCTCGTCGGCCCGGACAACCCCCGCTTCGTGCGCGCCTTCACCCTCAGCAAGCAGGTGCGCGACGCCGGGCTGGACGCCAAGATCGGCGAGTGGAGCAACGAGTGGTACGACGCCTTCAAGAAGGGCACCGTCGCCACCCAGTTCTCCGGCGCGTGGCTGCAAGGTGCCCTGCAAAACTGGATGGCACCGGAGACCAAGGGCCTGTGGCGCGTGCAGAACCTGCCGGAGAACTCCTTCGCCTCGTGGGGCGGCTCGTTCTACGCCATCCCCTCGGGGGCCGCGAACAAGGCGATGGCCTGGGAGTTCGTCAAGTTCATGACCCTGCAACCGTCCGCGCAGATCGAGGCCTTCACCGACAACGGGGCCTTCCCGGCGCTGCTGAGCGCGCAGAACAACATGGTGTTCAACCAGGCCGTGCCCTTCCTGGGGGGTCAGCGCGCCCGGCTGCTGTGGCGTGACGCCGCGCGCAAGACCCAGCCCATCGACGTGAACAAGTACGACTCGGTGGCCGACCAGATCGTGAACACCGAGCTGACGAACGTGCTGGAGAAGAACAAGGACATCCGGCAGGCCCTCGCCGACGCCCGCGCGCAGATTCTGCGCCGCGCCCGCTAG
- a CDS encoding nuclear transport factor 2 family protein, producing the protein MKEEVVRLSGEKWRWMSERDVDSLAALFHEEAVFVHMGATLSRSQELDVIRSGDIQYRDVEVRKTSVRLIGTTAILLNTIRLVAVVGGNEVVNPFVVTEVYVRQGDTWKLASLSFTRTLS; encoded by the coding sequence ATGAAAGAAGAAGTCGTTCGGCTCTCCGGGGAGAAGTGGCGCTGGATGTCGGAGCGCGACGTGGATTCCCTCGCCGCTCTCTTCCATGAGGAGGCCGTCTTTGTCCACATGGGCGCAACCCTGTCCAGAAGTCAGGAACTCGATGTCATCAGAAGTGGAGACATTCAATACAGGGACGTGGAGGTTCGGAAAACGTCGGTGCGGCTCATCGGCACGACGGCCATCCTCCTGAACACGATTCGTCTGGTCGCCGTCGTCGGTGGCAATGAGGTCGTCAATCCCTTCGTGGTGACGGAAGTGTATGTGCGGCAGGGAGATACCTGGAAGTTGGCCTCGCTCTCGTTCACCAGGACCCTGAGTTAG
- a CDS encoding LacI family DNA-binding transcriptional regulator, with protein MSETVTLAHVARAAGVSPSTVSRILNGTANVAPEKRARVEAAIERLEFRPNVQAQALANGRSFSVGVLTQNISSPFFGEALAGIERGLDGSPYHPLVVSGHWHAEQERGALDLLLRRRVDALIILSGVLGDEELLAVARRVPMVAVGRDVRGLGECCLNLDHREGIRRIVAHLVERGHRRIAFVGGTEAQQDAVERRRSFHEALAGAGLGVDPALVRIGDYTERSGERATEALLASGVPFTAICCANDQMAFGARLALYRRGLRVPEDVSLTGFDDLFSSQFTTPPLTTIRQPISEMGEAAARAVLRLLTGEAPALPAFEPLLVERESTGPPGTGGP; from the coding sequence ATGTCCGAAACCGTCACGCTCGCCCATGTGGCGCGGGCTGCGGGCGTGTCGCCCAGCACCGTGTCGCGCATTCTCAACGGCACCGCCAACGTGGCCCCCGAGAAGCGGGCACGCGTGGAGGCGGCCATCGAGCGGCTGGAGTTCCGGCCCAACGTGCAGGCGCAGGCGCTGGCGAACGGGCGCAGTTTCTCGGTGGGGGTGCTTACCCAGAACATCAGCAGCCCCTTTTTCGGGGAGGCGCTGGCGGGCATCGAGCGCGGGCTGGACGGCAGCCCCTACCATCCCCTCGTCGTGAGCGGGCACTGGCACGCCGAGCAGGAACGCGGGGCGCTCGATCTGCTGCTGCGCCGCCGGGTGGACGCCCTGATCATCCTGAGCGGGGTGCTGGGGGACGAGGAATTGCTCGCCGTCGCCCGGCGCGTGCCGATGGTGGCGGTCGGGCGCGACGTGCGCGGCCTGGGCGAGTGCTGCCTGAACCTCGACCACCGCGAGGGCATCCGGCGGATCGTGGCGCACCTCGTTGAGCGGGGCCACCGCCGCATCGCCTTTGTGGGCGGGACCGAGGCCCAGCAGGACGCGGTGGAGCGCCGCCGGAGCTTTCACGAGGCGCTTGCCGGAGCCGGTCTGGGCGTGGACCCCGCCCTCGTGCGGATCGGCGACTACACCGAGCGGTCGGGTGAGCGGGCCACCGAGGCGCTGCTGGCGTCGGGCGTGCCCTTCACCGCGATCTGCTGCGCGAACGACCAGATGGCCTTCGGGGCGCGGCTGGCACTCTACCGCCGGGGCCTGCGCGTGCCGGAGGACGTGTCCCTCACGGGCTTCGACGACCTGTTCAGCTCGCAGTTCACCACCCCGCCGCTCACCACCATCCGCCAGCCCATCAGCGAGATGGGCGAGGCCGCCGCGCGGGCCGTGCTGCGCCTGCTCACGGGCGAGGCCCCCGCGCTCCCCGCCTTCGAGCCGCTCCTCGTCGAGCGGGAGTCCACCGGGCCACCGGGGACGGGCGGGCCATGA
- a CDS encoding YjgN family protein — protein sequence MTERPDLTPPSPLAPPPPDVPREDLGRPVAPAPAVETHPMSFTGQAGEYFRIWIVNTALTIVTLGLYLPWARVRQRQYFYGHTWLDGHNFEYTASPLALLRGYLIVGAFFLAYSVSSNFEQTFWLAGVIGVLFLVLYPWLVMKSLRFLTASSTHRGLRFRHHGRAGGAYTSYGLANLAAGLSGGLALPWAWFMQRRYQVEGAAYGSARAKFRGDVGDFYVIGLTGLAVSIGGAMLLAVPVVGLLFLLGLLDTPASVGGVPSTGIIAGLVAAYLAFLTLYGVAWQYVRAATLRYVLNRVEVGGVVRTAATFSPWRLVWIGVTNTLAQVLTLGLATPWAAVRRARYVASGVQVRAIGSLDSFAADVTPDENALGEAATELLDINLGF from the coding sequence ATGACCGAACGGCCCGACCTGACGCCACCTTCCCCGCTGGCCCCGCCACCGCCGGACGTGCCACGGGAGGACCTGGGCCGCCCCGTCGCCCCCGCGCCAGCCGTGGAGACGCACCCCATGTCCTTCACCGGGCAGGCGGGCGAGTACTTCCGCATCTGGATCGTGAATACGGCGCTGACCATCGTGACGCTGGGGCTGTACCTGCCCTGGGCGCGGGTGCGGCAGCGGCAGTATTTCTACGGACATACCTGGCTGGACGGGCACAACTTCGAGTACACCGCCAGCCCGCTCGCGCTGCTGCGGGGCTACCTGATCGTGGGGGCGTTTTTCCTCGCCTACTCGGTGTCGTCGAACTTCGAGCAGACGTTCTGGCTGGCGGGCGTGATCGGCGTGCTGTTCCTCGTGCTGTACCCGTGGCTCGTCATGAAGTCGCTGCGCTTTCTCACGGCGAGCAGCACGCACCGGGGCCTGCGCTTCCGGCACCACGGGCGGGCAGGCGGGGCCTACACCTCCTACGGGCTGGCAAACCTCGCGGCGGGCCTTTCGGGCGGGCTGGCGCTGCCGTGGGCATGGTTCATGCAGCGGCGCTATCAGGTGGAGGGTGCCGCCTATGGAAGCGCGCGGGCAAAGTTTCGGGGCGACGTGGGCGACTTCTATGTGATCGGGCTGACGGGACTGGCCGTTTCCATCGGGGGGGCGATGCTGCTCGCGGTGCCGGTGGTCGGGCTGCTGTTCCTGCTGGGGTTGCTGGATACGCCCGCCAGCGTCGGAGGCGTGCCCTCGACGGGCATCATCGCGGGCCTCGTCGCCGCCTACCTCGCCTTCCTCACTCTCTACGGCGTCGCCTGGCAGTACGTCCGCGCCGCCACGTTGCGCTACGTCCTCAACCGGGTGGAGGTCGGCGGGGTGGTCCGCACGGCGGCGACCTTCAGCCCGTGGCGGCTGGTATGGATCGGGGTGACGAACACGCTGGCGCAGGTCCTCACGCTGGGGCTGGCGACGCCGTGGGCCGCCGTGCGCCGCGCCCGGTACGTCGCGTCCGGGGTGCAGGTGCGCGCTATTGGGAGCCTCGACTCCTTCGCCGCCGACGTGACGCCGGACGAGAACGCGCTGGGCGAGGCGGCGACGGAGTTGCTGGACATCAATCTGGGGTTCTAG
- a CDS encoding endonuclease dU: MFSHAIGFDDAPFPREHRGDVRVFGTVFARHTLHGVVSGRVRRDGRNSTSELARLVEASGASEHLHLILLQGVALAGFNVVDAPQLSALTGLPVLIVARRPPKMERIRSALLTRAPGGARKWRLIEALGPMEPCRGVFVQRVGLSLPEAEAALNALTVTGRIPEPLRAAHLIAGGVTRGSSRGGRV; this comes from the coding sequence ATGTTCTCCCACGCCATCGGCTTCGACGATGCCCCCTTCCCCCGCGAGCACCGGGGGGACGTGCGGGTGTTCGGCACCGTCTTCGCCCGGCACACCCTCCACGGCGTCGTCAGCGGGCGGGTGCGGCGCGACGGGCGCAACTCCACGTCCGAACTCGCCCGGCTGGTGGAGGCGAGCGGGGCGAGCGAACACCTCCACCTCATCCTGCTTCAAGGGGTGGCGCTGGCGGGCTTCAACGTGGTGGATGCACCCCAGTTGAGCGCCCTGACCGGCCTCCCCGTCCTGATCGTGGCCCGCCGACCCCCGAAGATGGAGCGCATCCGCTCCGCCCTCCTGACGCGCGCTCCGGGTGGGGCGCGCAAGTGGCGGCTGATCGAGGCCCTCGGCCCGATGGAACCCTGCCGGGGCGTGTTCGTGCAAAGGGTGGGCCTGAGCCTGCCGGAAGCGGAGGCCGCCTTGAACGCGCTGACGGTCACGGGCCGCATCCCCGAACCGCTGCGCGCCGCCCACCTGATCGCGGGTGGAGTCACACGGGGGAGCAGCCGGGGCGGGCGGGTGTAG